Within Geotrypetes seraphini chromosome 13, aGeoSer1.1, whole genome shotgun sequence, the genomic segment aaactcaacggcaacgcaaggaagataaagtccgtagaaaaagcctggaccctactcaagggcacggtgaaCGAAGCACAGAACCTATGTGTCCctaagttcaggaaagggtgcaaaaaaaatagagcaaaaaacccagtgtggataacaaatgcagtgaaaatggcgataagtgacaagaaagcatcgttcaataaatggaaaaaggaccaaacaaaggacaaccaaaaggagcataaagaaAACCagagggagtgtcaccgagtggtaaggaaagcaaaaagagaatatgaagagagactggcgggggaggcaacaaacttcaaatcattcttcaggtacgttaaggggaagcaaccagcaagggaggaagtgggacccttggatgatggagacagaaagggagtagtaaaagaggaaaaagagatagctgacaagttaaatgagttcttcacattagtcttcacgagggaggacacaaccaacattccggaacccgaagaaatcgtaaatggagatcaggatgataaactggtccaactagaagtgagccgagtggatgtcctcaggcaaatagacaggctaaagagcgacaaatcgccaggtccggacggcattcacccaagggtactcaaggaactaaggaatgaaatagcagagccacttcgacaaatatgcaacctatccttaaaaactggagaggttccggaggactggaaaatagcaaatgtcacgcccatcttcaagaagggttcaaggggtgacccaggaaactacaggccggtgagcttgacctcggtcccgggaaagatgatggaagcactgattaaggacagcatctgtgagcacatcgaaaacaatgggcagcttaagtcaagtcagcatggcttctgcaagggtaggtcatgcctcacaaacttattgtacttctttgagggagtaaacagccaggtggataaaggggaatccatagacatcatttaccttgactttcaaaaagccttcgacaaggtaccacacgaaagactgcttaagaagctatggaaccacgtggtgcaaggggaggtccaccgatggatcaaaaactggctggcagacaggaaacagaggattggagtaaagggccattactcagactggcaatgggtcacgagcggagttccgcaggggtcggtactgggaccactcctgttcaatatatttattaacgacctggaggcaggaacaaaatatgaggtcattaaatttgcggatgacaccaaactatacagcagggttaaaaccacggaaaactgcgaagatctccaaaaggatttgACGACACTgaaagagtgggccaaaaagtggcaaatgagcttcaacatagggaaatgcaaggtcatgcatgtagggaaaaagaacccgatgttcacttacaaaatggggggatcaccgctaggggtaagtaaactagaaagagacctgggagtgatggtggacacaacattgaaggcgtcggcgcagtgcgccgcagcctcaaggaaagcaaacaaaatgttggatatcattaagaagggtatcacaaccaggacgaaggaagtcatcctgccactgtatcgtgcaatgatgcgcccgcatctggagtactgtgtccagtactggtcgccgcacctcaagaaggacatggcagtacttgagggagtacagagaagagcaactaagctagtaaagggtatggaaaacctctcatatactgacagactgaaaaagttgaggctgttctccctggagaagcggagacttagaggagacatgatagaaaccttcaagatcctgaagggcatagaaaaagtagacagggacagatttttcaaattatggagaaccacaagtacaaggggacactcggagaaactgaaaggggtttagaacaaacgctaggaagttcatttttatccagagggtggtggatacatggaacacgcttccggaggctgtgataggcaggagcacgttacaaggcttcaaagaaggtttggataggttcctagaggacaaagggattgaggggtacagagaggagtagaagtaggttatagggataggagcaagaggtagttatagaaatagtcagggaccactgctcaggcaataggcctgatgggccgccgcgggagcggaccgctgggcgagttggacctctggtctgcctcagcggaggcaacttcttatgttcttataagagaaCTCTGGCAAATGTAAATATCAAAAGGAAACAATATTGCAATTGGATGTCCAAGAATGGGGGAAACAGTATGGTTGCATTATCCACTTTATAGGTAATATATGGCATTGCCTTCCAAAACtagtttaaaaatgtattaaagatAGTCCAATAAAtaggtatcatcttattttttttaataatagagAGCATAAGTTTTAAGAAGTTGGGATGCTGTACaggcaatcaaatttaaaaaatcacaaaaaatagCAATAATCGTATATTGCCTTGCTTCCTACTTAATTTCACCATTATGTAATTCATTTTTGGCTTCTAAGCGTTCcattttaaatggaaaaaactggCATGCTAACAGTCTTTGTCCACTTTAATTGACAATCCCACCTTTTACATATATTTGTCCTGGTTTTTagagaaaaatgtttttaagtttgttttgttttattgcctTGGGCGGAATTTTTTGATTCGGGAAATGGttaatgaatatgtatgtatAAGTACAAGCACCAAACGAACAACTCTGCCACGCCTTCTACCGCTGACTCTGGCGTAATGCAGATGCCCGCCTGCACGTCCAATTCTCGTATCCAGCTGATTGGTTGAAGTCCTTTTTCCTTCCTATTGGTCCTTTGCTCCTTGTGTCAGAAGGTTGGCAGAATTTACAGTTTGATTGGTTGGTTAGGCCGCCGTGCTGTGCAGCGATTGGTTTTGTCTTTTGTCTCCGTAGTCTGGACGTGGCGGATCAGTGAAGGATGCAGGTAAGACCCGGAAGCTGAGCGGGaatggttggggtgggggtgtcacATGTATGAATTCCGTATGTACATGCATAAAAATAACCTAGCCAACCccactccccccaaagaagcagaTCTAAAGATGTCAAAACCGCGATTCTTTGGATTCGCTTCTTGGTTTTCTACTGTTTGTGGTTTGCAGCAGACCTTGGcttcttgtttttgtttattgtgTGCATAGAAATATACATAAAGGTGCATGTGTATCGTTGTGCTTGAACAGAGCTCACATATAACGTCACGGGTATCCCCAATGTTAGCTCCCGCCCAATATAAGAGGATGGGCTAACAGTCTTTTGTTAACTACACATATGTTTCATACAGTATACTATGACTTACCAAAGGCATTCATGCAAATGCAGTTGCAAATAGAAAAAAGTGACTAGAAATCAGAAGCAAAAAATGTTTAGCGGTGGAGAGAATAAGTGGaaagatatattttaaaattaagcaGAGCACAGAGCTGCCAAGGATTCTACTTGTTGGAATCTATGCTGCAAGTCTGATGATGCATCAGGATAGGATTCTCAATGAGCCAAGACTAGCCTAAAATCTCCCTCTTGGAACTCAGTAAATTGGCAGCTCTAATACAATGCACACCtctgcctcagcaccttgaggttgtgggttcaatctctGTGtcgctccctgtgaccctgggcaagtcactaaatcctccattgccccaggtactgtaGGTAGacagcctgccgggacagatggggaaaaatacttaagagtatctTAATGTAAAAATCGCCTTGATGGTATTACGAAGGGTGATATATAAGTGCCTTAATAAACACCTATATAGATTCCTGTCCAAATGGAAACCAAAATAAAATTGCTAGGAGTCATCCTTGATAAAGATCTTACATATCATGACCGATcaactgaagataagttgaaagtttcttCTATCATTTTTGCACAAACAGCCCTGCTTAAAGTTTTTATATTGTGGGAGAgcaaatggaggttttttgccagtgaggtgatcgcccaaccaccttggaccaccattatggtggtgggagggttccagtctgaggcttttcctccattttttatttttttttttaaactccttgtatttaaactacaGCAGCACTGTTCACTTCTTATATGACATTTCTTGTATTTTTCTGGTGAAAGTGTACATTTGAGCATTATTAAAAAATGAAACACGCCgactgcaactcatccaaaatactgctatcaaaCTAATCCATAAAGTATGATCATGCCAGCCCCCTCCTTCGagaagcacactggttaccaatttcacACTGCACGACATATAAAATTCTTTCttgttttcaaaatcaaacttaccCGTTCTCCAGTTTTCCTTGATAAATTTATCATTCCTTACTCCTCATCCAGGGCCCTTAGATCTGCTGACCAGAACCTGTTAACCATTCCTTCGATTAAAGATCTCTATTATACAAGAAACACAAATTTCTCTGTCACAGCTCCCATACTCTGGAATGCCATGCCATCCCACCTCCGCCATGAAAATTCTCTCAATAAACTCAAAACCAATCTCAGAACCTTTTTTGTTCCTGGACGCATTCTAAACAATAAGATAACATTGCTTTTCCAACTGCAGCGTCCTTTTTCCTTCCTCTCATGAGAATCACTTCTATGAAGCGATCACCCGTTCCCTGATGTTCCTCCCCATCCCCTCATAcctcttttaattttattttatgatgtaattactcttcttcccttcccctatctCCTTCTGTATCATTTATGTCAAATGTAATCATCTTAACCTTGTTCCCACcacccctttttatttttaaaattttatgttttatattattatagcattgtaaaccaaccagatatACATCGATAGTTGGTATAAcaaaatatgaataaacttggaaacttatacACACCAAGTCGTAAACATTTATCAACCTGCTTGctataagtagggttaccagattttgggctgcaaaaccccagacacatggccccaccttGTTCTGCCTTCAGCCCTACCCCATTCCACCTCTAGCCCcgtccccacaaagcctcctctcttcttccccgacaagctgtggctggagggcctggagcacgcGCTGATGTGTGTGATGTGATCCACGCATGCTCAGgctctccagatgcggccagagctcaTCGCGGctgtccaaaacccagacaaactgctgggttttggaaagtccatccgggtacctgggcagtcctctaaaaagaggacattcccgggttttcccagacgtctggtatcCCTAGCTATAAGTTAATATCCTGACTCCCTACATATTAATAAATACatggatatactgtatatctatatCTGTTTTATGTCTATATACTGTAGTATAGAATACAGCACTattgaaatgataagtagtagtagtaatagtataaGGGCCCATCAAAAGCGATAGGAAAATAAAAGAGCTGGTCACTGCATTCACTTCCCTCCCCCTGCTGCTAGACACCCTCCTTTCCTCAGCTTTAAAACTATTTCCCCAGTAGACGAGACATGTGTGCTGAACCAATATGTGCACTTTTTCCATTAAATATGAATTTTTTTTACACAGCTTGCATAGTTTTATATGCACTGGGGCTGAGTAATGATTAGAATGCCAGTTTgtatataaaaacacatttataccCATATGAAACCTGCAGAAAATTGCTCCAATTTTCCTTAAgtacgaggggcattcaataatatatctccctgagtatgaaagaaagtagcgtgttgaaacaagtctgtgcatgttgtgatatgtctcaaggttactcatgcacagtgtAGCAAGTGTGtcgaaacaagtctgtgcatgttatgatatgtctcaaggttactcatgcacagttgcagctcagtgcaagtctaacatttcaagagacaggatgtcagcagagtcctcatgtgaatcaagtaagaaactgctagatttggagcacagttcagtgataaaattttacacaaaagaagggaaaaaacccacaggagatccatgaatgcatgacttcAGTTTATGGTGAGCCTGGCCCATCAtcttacaaagtaaaattttggagcaagcagtttaaggtGGGTAGAgaatccattgaagatgaccttcacactggatggcctgtggaagcaacttccacagaaatgtgcaaggaagtcaaggatttaattttttcagacagacaaattaagatttcctgaatagctgataatacactgctgtgacacttcttccacatggaactttgtctgtgatgttGATGCCTTCATggtcataagcaaaaatcatcatgtttgacttttgattgagctcgtcaaaattttttgGGTCGTAGGGAAGATagagctctccactcatcattgaaaaactacacaaatacagctgggaggtgttacctcatgctccctacagtccagacatgagtccaccagactttgacctttttccaaagttgaaacaacctatgcgtggacacagttttgcatctctggaagagctttcttccactgtTACCTGAgctattcggcaactgaacaaaaacagtgtcttggatggaataatgaagcttcctggacgctGGGACTCGGTCACTGCAAAGTAGGGAGAATATATTGAAGGAAtgcaaagaaatacttggaaaaaaaataaaacatgtaaattttaaaaaatagtgttcattatttatgaaatgaccctcgtatctcATTTTTTTTGCATGATAAAAAGTTCTTACTGCTGTGTACTGTACAGTTTGCAAATGTTTCATGAGATAAAGTAATAATCCAACCTAAATAACATTACAGTAATTTAGGTGTGAAGGGGTCAGTGCATAAAACAGAGCTTTGTGTGAGGGCTCATCTAAATAACTTTCTACATGTTGAAAGTGTCTAAGCATTTCTTTATTAAAACTGTAATATGATCTGGCTTTCCAAAGACAGATGTTGATTAATTTCTAAATACGTGAATTCAATATAGTATTCTTATATACAAGTGCTTGAACTgtttgctcctttttttttttttttttgcacttgtTGAGTGGAGTCTGTTTCTTGCCTTTGAATATTTGTGGTGTCTAGGATTTATATTGAACAGATACATAAGGTAGACATGGAAAAACCATTGCTTATTCCAGGGGAAAGGGAGTATAGAATCTTGCTTTCTTTTGGGATCCTCCCAGGTACCTTTGATCTGGATTGACTGCTATTAGAACAGGAATCGGGGCTCAATGGTGTGACCCAGTATGGGTTGTCTTATATACAATCTGTACATGAATATATACCATAAACAGGCACTTTCTGTCACTGTGAGGTATCATGTGATATATCTATTGTGAATTTATGCACTGATAGGGATTTATGTATTTATTCTGCATGAATAATTTGAGGTCAAGCAGCTGTCCTTCCATTTTACcctgttattttatttctgcttgtatttatttctaaaataatttattttccaatAGGTGCATCAGAATTTACCAATTGATATTCAGACCAGCAAACTTCTCGGTAACTATACCTTAACATGTCTGAAGTGGAAAAGCATCTTCTTCTTGTTAAGTTTTACTTGTTAAGTTGGGAGAGTGCCTACTTGGCAGTGAGCTGCACCTAACAGTCTATGCATTTCTTTCTTGTACAGATTGGCTGGTGGACCGAAGGCATTGCAATCTGAAATGGCAGAACCTAGTGCTGCAAATTCGAGAGAAGATCAATGTAGCCCTGCAGGACATGCCGGAGAATGAGGAGATCAGAGAGCTGCTCTCGGGGTCCTGTGAGTGTGGTCTTGCACAGTCCTCTGATTTCAGCAAGTAAAGGGGTGGCAGAGGAAGTTGGGATGAGTCTCTGGCAGATAGCAAAGCTTTCATTGTGTGTCATGGTGGTCAGTCCCTGGCACTGGGTACTGAGCATCAATGGGTGAAACCATAGCACTGACAGAACTTCTAGAATGATCTTAGACTATGCTGGATATTGAGTGTGTTGAGGAGTCAGTCTTTGGCGCTTTCTCTCAGGTTTCAAGGGGTTAGTATCAGATTTATTTCTGGGTACAGAGTATCATGGGGTCAGTCCCTTGCACTGTGCTGGAAATAAGGGAAAAGGGACAGAATTTGATAAACCTCTTTTCTGTGCTTACAATCAATTTACATAATACAGTACtcctgaaaggtcactttgggcagccacaaaatttagagacttgaagaaagcacagatgtttattcagcatatgcggacccctgagccccaagctggcttcagaagtcctgaAACCAGGAAGGAAGTCATTCGCTGTattctccgactgcctcttcctgtactaaagtcaggcctcaccaatcaggagctgctgtgacacgcagctcctgattggtaaggccagactttagtacaggaagaggcaattggagcatacagcaagtgatttttttcactcgccggcgctccggctgccctctcctgcccggtcattcgcagtcggaaaataccgtgaatgaccgggaccatgaACTGCCGaccgtgaatttgcgggggagcactgtattgtatatataggtacttattttgtacctggggcaatgtcaGTTTAAGTAGGTTGCCCAGAGTCCCAagcagctgcagtgggaatcaaacccagttcccttgGTTTTCAGGCCACTGTCCTGAAGTTGGTCTCAGACTCTAAGCTGGATATTGAGGATTATATCTGGGATTTCTATCTTTCAGACCTTCATTATTTTCATTGTTTGAGAATTGTTCAAATCCTTAAAGGGACAGAAGCATCTACAAAGAATATATTTGGTCGTTATTCTTCACAGCGTATGAAGGTAAGTAAGATAACTACATGGGATGCATGTCCTATGGCATGTACCTGAAGCTCTGAGAATGAGGCATATCCTTCAGTTGTACCTTACGATCTGAGTGTGATGTCCCCCTTCTGCTCCAAGGAGCATATCTGAAGATTTTGGAGAACTGGCCACTGTCCCCTCCTGGGGTGTACCAGAAACTCTCAGTGTGGTGTGTCTCCCTCATAAGGTACCTGAATTTTATAATGTGCTGCATATCAGTATGGAAAACCTTCCCAGAAAACGCTAACTTGGTATTGTAACACTTTTACAGAAGATTaggtaaactgctctgaattgactacccagtcagtagtagtggtatagaagctttcccAGAGATTGAGTTGGGAACCCTTGGTGTAATGTACATGAAGCTTTCAGGGTTGCACATGTCCCCCAGAGTATGCATGAAGCTCTTAGTATGAAGCGTTTTCTCTGGGCATATGTGGGTGCTTTAAGTGTTCAGTAGTACATACTGTTTTGTGATTAAACGTTTTGGTGCCATGctctgtttctccatttcttttatTGTGCCATGACTACTCTCACCCTGCTCCCATTCTGCCTTCTTAGGACTGGCAAGAGATTGTATCCTTGTATATGAGAGAAAACACATACCTGGGTATGTAACTGGCCCTGTTCTTGCTGGCTGCAAAGAAGGTTGTGGGAGCAGACATGAActccttttttctttgtttcctgcCTTAGCTGAGGTCGCCAGTCTCTTTGTACGCAGTGTAACTTATGAGATCCCATCTTTGAAGAAGCAGATTGCAAAGTGCCAGCAATTGCAGCAGGACCTCATCCGTAAAGAGGAGGAGCTTCAGCTGGGTGCTGCAGAGATGAAAGACCGTTATTATGCATCCTGCAAGCAGTATGGTATCATGGTGAGAAGAGGGAGTGCTGCCCCACTTACTTTTACTGAAAGTATGATATCAGGGCATGGGAATGGTCACTGCTTCAGAGTAGGAGCATCCCAAGTAACTCCTGCTCCTGCTGGCTGAGTTGTAAAAATGGCAGCTGCAATTTCCCATAGTAACCCTGTAGCTGCCATTTTGAAATTACAGCCAacatgggcaggagcaatccaTTTCCAATGCTCCTACTCCGAAgaggccactagactaccagggcttTTAGAAGGTGGGCACAGAGAGGGCCTTctaatggggaaggagggaggaggagggcagAGCTGGTGGGTGGCAAGTTTCAGATCTAGTTCTGGCCAAAACCAAGTGGTAGTTTTCGTCGGCAGTTTGATTTTGGCCAGAACTAAAACCACTAGTTTCGGTCAGACTTTAACATTGTACTGTGCTTGTGTGCAGGGTGAGAATGTGCGTCGAGAGCTGTTGGCTCTGGTGAAAGAACTGCCTTCTTTGCTGACTCAGATTGGCACTGCTGCCAGTATCCTTGCCCCTGCAGTTCACATGTATCAGGCCTGTGTGCAGTTTGTATGTGAAAGGTGAGAGACATCCTGGGTGGGGGAAAAACACCACATCATCAGTTTCAGATACATCCCAGAGAAAACACAGCACACTAAAGTGCCAGGAACATTCACCATATCAAGAGCGTCAAAGATTTGTGCTGACTGGTTTTTCTGAGACATGTATGtgttgcagttctaggtggatatATTGGATCTATCTGGACAATTTGTGCAGGTGGCACTTTTCTTATGGGCAGTGTATTTAAGCTGTGCCAATTTGTGAGCCGTGTCTCTTGTTTGCAGTCCCCCTGAACAGGTGGTTCCAATGCTGAGATACATACAGGAACATGGAAACTGTACAGTGTATGAATGGAGAACAGGAATCAGGCCTGACATCATTCAGTGTCCCAGAGAGGAAGAAATGAAGGAACCGATAGACAAGGAGcaggtattagagaatgacatggtggctgttacccgctgAAATGGTGGGAGAAAAAAAGTGGCCGCcacgggtatggggacaaggccattcaccgccccttggagcagtgaatggccttgtctccgcagttaaggaagGAAACGCGTGCAGTTACTGATtgtgcagtccagcagccccctccatcCTTCCTAACAATCGCCGCTGACCGGGcatctccctccattccccttATCTTCCCTGACgattttttattttctctgaaAAAACAGCCAGAGCTTTGAAGTCACATGTGGCTGCCGGaaagttctcctctgacgcaacccgaaacaggaagttgcgtcagaggagaactttCCGTCAGTCGCACGccacttcaaggctccggctgcttgtttgagaaaataaaaaattgccagggaaggggaaaggggggagggagatgctcggaccatGGCAAGCGGGAGGGAGGGGACTGCTGGACCGCACATAGGGTACTAAggggggtggtggagaggaacagacgctgacgggaaaaggggaagagagaatggggagaagatgaaaatggggaagagagagtggggagaagacagaaatggggaagagagaatggggagaagacactgaagggaaatggggattagagagagaggaacagacactgaagggaactggatgaaaagaggggataaagaaaaaaaaggcacatgctgtattggggagacagatatcagatctgaagggaggagagagatgctaaaaatcagggaaggaaggaaagatggaagggaagaagacagagatgccagactatggggggaacggagagaagaagatgggtgccagaccaatagggggagtgtgtggagggagagatggaagggagaggcacagtaacagagcatatgaaagaggcagagagaaggcagacagtggatggaaggaattgaatgaatagaagatgagaaaagcagaaaccagacaacaaagttaggaaaaaaattatatttctttttttttgctttaggataaagtagtatattagttgtgttgataaacatttatttaaaaaaaagccctgccaactgaagatctctttctctagttcgtcAGCCAGAACTTtgttttataaaatgacaattatacaaaatattgtttctttttatattttaataaaataagttcagtataaaactatttgaggcttgtgtggatgagatcagatggtttgtggggatgggaaccgagctcacggggacaaatttttttcccctgtgtcattctctagcaggtATAGGCCAATAGTGGAGGGCTCTGCTGTTGCAGGATGATGTGTAATGAGCTCATATCTGTCCCTGCCTTTCATCTCACTACATTGATGTCACACCTGCccttcatctccctccctctttcctcttCATTCTGCTTTTATCCTCCTTGTCACTCCCTATTTTCCTTTTCATCTGCTTCTGCTCTCTGTATCATGCTGTCTGCCCATCTCTTATCCTATGTCTCCCTTTCTTCGTTTCATGttgttcctttctctccctcctcgcCTAGATTGACTGGGGTGATTTTGGGGTGGAACCTTCTGCGGATTTGGAGTTGTGTGGAGCTGAGGCTGATGAGATTAAATGGGATATCTCTCTGGAGCCTGACCTAATGGTAAATCTTTCTTTGCTGATGTTAATTATTTCTTCCCGATGATGATTCTGCATTCCTTTGGGCTTTGCTTGAGAGTGGTTGGGTATGGATATCATGAAATACAATCCTGTGCCTGATAACCTTGGTTTATTATGTTGGCTGAAGGGGTAATGGAAGTAGAGGTTTTACTTCTCCTAACCTGTAAGCAGGAGGTAGCAGGGTTACATGAGACAGGAAGGTCATAGAGTCCTTCTAAATGATGTTACCTGGATCTTTTTGCAGGAAGCTGGTAGCAATGCTATAGACTGGAGAGATGTGGAGGATGCTGCCCCTGTGGAAATCACACTGGTAGAAACTGGGACTGAAGGTAGAGGAATAATATTGTCTCTGTAATCTCATGGGGGATAGAACCCCAGCACTGTTACATCTGAAACTCTGTGGGGGAGGGACAGAATGCATGTATAACTGCTCTGTGCTTATCTGTATTTCTATagctctgaatatttatttaaaaaatttctacaccacctaagtggtttacaaaataaacatacataatcatgtatacacacacaatcattaaaacattatctACTCACTCCTTCAAAGCTGTCTAACTTACTAAAACTAGCACATGTCTAATAAGACTTCAATAAAACAGACTGTCAAAATCTGAAACATCACTCCCTAGTAAAAGGCTTtcacaaacaaatatgtttttagttgCTTCTTAAAAGGCATCTTGTCTTTAAATAGCCTCAAATAtcctggtaaagcattccatttcagagGACCCACCACAGAAATGGCTGTTGCTTGCGTCTTTTTGTAATGAGTTTCACCAGGCACTTCTATTGATAGCCTCATGGAAGATTCTGACCTCAacgatctagaacaggggtgcccaaatggtcaattgtgatcgaccagtagttcgcaaaggcaatgcaagtcgatcGTGTTGCCTTTACGATCTTGTTTTCCCtacttccctgagccaggcctggcgcctACAAGCAcccgacccacaagccttcacctccaatgttgaagttctgggccagccaatcgctgcctggctggcctggcaCTTTCTCTCCA encodes:
- the CDK5RAP3 gene encoding CDK5 regulatory subunit-associated protein 3 isoform X1, yielding MQVHQNLPIDIQTSKLLDWLVDRRHCNLKWQNLVLQIREKINVALQDMPENEEIRELLSGSYLHYFHCLRIVQILKGTEASTKNIFGRYSSQRMKDWQEIVSLYMRENTYLAEVASLFVRSVTYEIPSLKKQIAKCQQLQQDLIRKEEELQLGAAEMKDRYYASCKQYGIMGENVRRELLALVKELPSLLTQIGTAASILAPAVHMYQACVQFVCESPPEQVVPMLRYIQEHGNCTVYEWRTGIRPDIIQCPREEEMKEPIDKEQIDWGDFGVEPSADLELCGAEADEIKWDISLEPDLMEAGSNAIDWRDVEDAAPVEITLVETGTEVPDGVACGKDALTLLENPEIRNQFIDELLELELFLSQRVVEMSEEADIVSVIQFQLAPSILQGQTKEKVVAMAATVQDLIGQLTCMRMQHLFMILASPRYVDRVTELLRQKLKQSELKGLKKELMAQRREAALEEQRVLEPRLDLMVQQTKNLQKLIEEDLSKRYNNRPVNLLAHSL
- the CDK5RAP3 gene encoding CDK5 regulatory subunit-associated protein 3 isoform X2, which produces MQVHQNLPIDIQTSKLLDWLVDRRHCNLKWQNLVLQIREKINVALQDMPENEEIRELLSGSYLHYFHCLRIVQILKGTEASTKNIFGRYSSQRMKDWQEIVSLYMRENTYLAEVASLFVRSVTYEIPSLKKQIAKCQQLQQDLIRKEEELQLGAAEMKDRYYASCKQYGIMGENVRRELLALVKELPSLLTQIGTAASILAPAVHMYQACVQFVCESPPEQVVPMLRYIQEHGNCTVYEWRTGIRPDIIQCPREEEMKEPIDKEQIDWGDFGVEPSADLELCGAEADEIKWDISLEPDLMEAGSNAIDWRDVEDAAPVEITLVETGTEVPDGVACGKDALTLLENPEIRNQFIDELLEGQTKEKVVAMAATVQDLIGQLTCMRMQHLFMILASPRYVDRVTELLRQKLKQSELKGLKKELMAQRREAALEEQRVLEPRLDLMVQQTKNLQKLIEEDLSKRYNNRPVNLLAHSL